The following coding sequences are from one Ctenopharyngodon idella isolate HZGC_01 chromosome 17, HZGC01, whole genome shotgun sequence window:
- the LOC127498292 gene encoding adhesion G protein-coupled receptor F5-like — MNDCALFHPPEIDGTKMKLSKAVILLFLALIFKVALAEITVNYTKVYLVELEFEKSVYLDITDLLRNQTEIKVNVSTVTEINTTTDCTFNETQKNCSCRSGYTWSEDICKNHACCKDRPCSLKPEETAVCLSDKRVSINGSTKFTNDSYNILYEEKNKDTEEYKTKSQEITTLLVKEFSQLKYFDSLIINSYSIGSVIVNYTVQLLGTVTSEELEKVIKTLTDSELITTGIINITVPDNQPIDIGLTATISCRPTEPLGKVKWLLTDQDNKTTPITTGIEANLTQDNLTDIVTLSNISGSWKGMFLHI; from the exons ATGAATGACTGCGCTCTGTTCCATCCACCAGAAATTGAtggcacaaaaatgaaattgtcTAAAGCCGTCATTCTCCTTTTTCTGGCATTGATTTTTAAG GTTGCTTTGgcag AGATTACAGTAAATTACACAAAGGTGTACTTGGTTGAGCTGGAATTTGAGAAATCGGTCTATCTCGACATAACTGATCTTCTGAGAAAtcaaacagaaataaaagtgaATGTATCAACTGTAACCGAAATCAACACGACAACAG ATTGCACATTTAATGAGACGCAGAAGAATTGTTCATGCAGATCAGGTTACACGTGGAGTGAGGACATATGCAAAAATCATGCCTGCTGCAAAGACAGGCCCTGCTCTCTTAAACCTGAAGAAACTGCTGTGTGCCTGTCTGACAAAAGAG TAAGCATTAATGGATCTACTAAATTCACAAATGATTCTTACAACATATtatatgaggaaaaaaacaaagatactGAAGAATACAAGACCAAGAGCCAAGAAATAACTACTTTG ctTGTGAAAGAATTCAGCCAATTGAAATATTTTGATTCTCTGATTATCAACAGTTACAG cattGGCAGTGTAATTGTAAATTATACAGTGCAGTTACTTGGTACAGTCACATCTGAAGAGCTTGAGAAAGTAATCAAAACACTGACAGATTCTGAACTGATAACAACAG GCATCATCAATATTACCGTACCTGATAATCAACCGATTGATATAGGCTTGACGGCAACTATAAGTTGTAGACCAACCGAGCCCCTGGGAAAGGTAAAGTGGCTCTTAACTGATCAAGACAATAAAACAACACCGATCACAACAGGAATAGAGGCCAACTTGACACAAGATAATCTAACAGACATCGTTACATTAAGTAACATTTCAGGAAGCTGGAAAGGTATGTTTCTgcacatataa
- the LOC127498291 gene encoding adhesion G protein-coupled receptor F5-like isoform X1: MSAVLITTLKNHSIYLLSEGTFTCVYTKKSIEYRASKELDIALLPEIQALSDPQFPDCRDSKSATKECTITCSFRKSTENYNDSWASDGNSYIKEKKPPETNGNILSYKAVVTINCKEEKVNVSCTFTNNRSKSNKSRTQNVEIPIIKLDSKICQKNDPWPIAKSNYTAKLPCAGSAVGLRTRACIDEKWKNEVSSCVNQDLHDIQKDVQELNKGIGFIKDNAKEIFERIKESTTIKTFNSFANINTSISILEVMNNVSQRQKNLWNDEVIPDFVNTASNVLNDTKSWENPENDDTNLSIKYLHTIEGMVNNTNLTSNDPHKYDNVELKLCNDNCNAFNASVTTDNGVIVVGFRNLHQILPQPKLAGKNAISETTILSVTTVNNTNGTKSIQMYFDYSQTRLPNHEMYCVFWDEHVNNWSDTGCKWGGVTNPEICKCDHNSAFTILMSKDEEILPYMDELTYVGLGISIISLVLCLIIEILVWDAVVKSDISNFRHVAVFNIALCMLFAHCAFLVSAEPKKIIPQWCSILTVVKHFFFLAVFFWMLCLSFVILHQIIFVFDHLRKRVFWGLSITLGYVCPILCVAITFITFNNGEADQYYSKKTCWLVYKGTLKGSIYAFILPVGTIVFINLFTLAVVIMKIATPTVSEAKARDEKDVAKSMIKTIVFLSPVLGITWIFGFFMISLDLTLKPWAQVVNYTFTVLNSLQGFFILLTNCIGEKKVRDALVKRFKGSKQSAHSKVKAQPKRHLLL; the protein is encoded by the exons ATGTCTGCTGTCTTaattacaactttgaaaaatcattctatctatctgctTTCTGAAGGAACATTTACATGCGTGTACACAAAAAAGTCCATTGAATACAGAGCAAGCAAAGAGTTGGACATAGCACTTTTGCCAGAAATACAGGCCTTGAGCGATCCCCAATTTCCTGATTGTAGAGATTCTAAGAGTGCAACAAAAGAGTGTACGATTACATGTAGTTTTCGAAAAAGCACAGAAAATTACAATGATTCATGGGCTAGTGATGGGAATTCTtatataaaagagaaaaaaccACCAG AAACCAATGGGAACATTTTATCTTACAAAGCAGTGGTGACCATAAATTGTAAAGAAGAGAAAGTGAATGTCAGCTGTACTTTCACAAACAATAGATCCAAATCCAACAAAAGTAGGACGCAGAACGTGGAGATCCCCATCATTAAAC TCGATTCAAAAATCTGTCAAAAAAATGATCCCTGGCCCATTGCAAAAAGCAATTACACAGCCAAATTGCCTTGTGCTGGCTCTGCTGTTGGTTTGAGAACAAGAGCATGCATTGATGAAAAGTGGAAAAACGAAGTCTCTTCTTGTGTGAATCAGGACCTGCATGACATTCAAAAGGATGTACAG GAATTAAATAAAGGTATTGGCTTCATTAAGGACAATGCAAAAGAAATTTTTGAGCGCATAAAGGAATCAACCACTATCAAGACATTCAATTCATTTGCAAATATTAATACATCTATAAGTATTTTAGAAGTCATGAATAATGTATCTCAACGCCAGAAAAATCTATGGAATGATGAAGTCATACCT GACTTTGTCAACACTGcaagcaatgttttgaatgaCACAAAATCCTGGGAAAATCCTGAAAATGATGACACAAATTTATCTATAAAATATCTACATACTATTGAGGGAATGGTGAACAACACAAATCTGACCTCGAATGATCCTCACAAGTATGACAATGTTGAACTGAAGCTCTGTAATGATAATTGCAATGCCTTCAATGCTAGCGTCACCACAGACAATGGGGTTATTGTCGTTGGATTCCGGAACCTTCATCAAATTTTACCACAACCCAAGCTGGCTGGAAAAAACGCTATATCAGAGACCACCATCTTGTCAGTTACTACTGTAAATAATACCAATGGTACTAAAAGTATTCAGATGTATTTTGATTACTCTCAAACAAGACTCCCAAATCATGAAATGTATTGTGTTTTCTGGGATGAACATGTCAATAATTGGTCTGACACTGGATGTAAATGGGGTGGTGTGACCAATCCAGAGATATGCAAATGTGACCACAACTCTGCGTTCACCATACTGATGTCTAAAGATGAAGAGATCCTTCCCTACATGGACGAACTGACCTATGTTGGCTTAGGAATATCAATCATTTCACTTGTTCTGTGTTTAATCATTGAGATTTTGGTATGGGATGCAGTTGTAAAGTCAGACATCTCCAATTTTCGGCATGTGGCCGTATTCAACATCGCTTTATGCATGCTGTTTGCACACTGTGCATTTTTAGTATCAGCTGAGCCTAAGAAAATCATCCCACAATGGTGCTCCATCCTCACAGTAgtcaaacacttttttttcctaGCCGTCTTCTTCTGGATGCTGTGCTTAAGTTTTGTAATTCTTCACCAAATAATATTTGTCTTTGACCACCTGCGGAAAAGGGTTTTTTGGGGATTGTCTATCACTCTTGGTTACGTATGCCCAATATTATGTGTGGCAATAACCTTCATTACATTCAATAACGGTGAAGCTGATCAATACTATTCCAAAAAGACTTGCTGGCTCGTATACAAGGGTACGTTGAAGGGCTCCATCTATGCCTTTATTCTTCCTGTCGGAACTATTGTGTTTATAAACTTGTTCACCCTGGCTGTGGTGATCATGAAGATCGCAACCCCTACTGTGTCAGAGGCAAAGGCGCGGGACGAAAAGGATGTTGCCAAGAGTATGATTAAGACGATAGTCTTCCTAAGCCCTGTCCTTGGAATAACTTGGATCTTCGGATTTTTTATGATAAGTCTTGACCTTACACTAAAACCTTGGGCCCAAGTCGTGAACTACACATTTACAGTACTTAATTCACTACAG GGCTTTTTCATATTGCTGACAAACTGCATTGGAGAGAAGAAG GTTCGTGATGCACTTGTGAAGCGTTTCAAAGGTTCCAAG CAATCAGCGCATTCTAAAGTGAAAGCTCAACCAAAGCGACATCTTCtgttataa
- the LOC127498294 gene encoding ankyrin repeat domain-containing protein 66 isoform X1: MTELHQAAAAGDYDLVEEIVKKKSCDPNQKDLDWNKKTPLHWAASRGQTEMVRILIENGARACLRTDNGWTPAHFAAESGRLAVLRLLHSLHAPVDKEDTSGDKPVRIAEIYGHEDCVHFLEKAEIESRNYRQMAKLNGLPLDDTDEEWEQEKKEVIKNVFWIVVLVEGPPKSHLHHPGGWQQINLKNSQYMDPFIFPSIILILPVP; the protein is encoded by the exons atgacagagttGCATCAGGCAGCAGCTGCTGGAGATTATGATCTAGTGGaagaaattgtgaaaaaaaaatcatgtgaccCTAATCAGAAAGACTTGGACTGGAACAAAAAGACACCGCTTCACTGGGCAGCATCCAGAG GTCAAACAGAAATGGTTCGGATACTTATTGAAAATGGAGCAAGGGCTTGTTTGAGGACGGACAATGGATGGACGCCTGCACACTTTGCAGCGGAGTCTGGAAGACTAGCAGTACTACGACTCCTGCATTCCCTCCATGCACCTGTCGACAAGGAGGACACTTCTGGGGATAAACCTGTCAGGATTGCTGAAATCTATGGACATGAAGATTGTGTTCATTTTCTTGAAAA GGCAGAGATTGAGAGCAGAAACTATCGGCAAATGGCAAAGTTAAATGGACTGCCCTTAGATGATACTGATGAAGAATGGGAACAGGAGAAAAAAGAAGTAATTAAAAA tgtgttttggATTGTTGTCCTGGTGGAAGGTCCACCAAAGTCTCATCTTCATCATCCTGGTGGATGGCAACAAATTAATCTCAAGAATTCCCAGTACATGGATCCATTCATCTTCCCTTCAATAATATTGATTCTGCCAGTACCATGA
- the LOC127498291 gene encoding adhesion G protein-coupled receptor F5-like isoform X2, translating to MNNVSQRQKNLWNDEVIPDFVNTASNVLNDTKSWENPENDDTNLSIKYLHTIEGMVNNTNLTSNDPHKYDNVELKLCNDNCNAFNASVTTDNGVIVVGFRNLHQILPQPKLAGKNAISETTILSVTTVNNTNGTKSIQMYFDYSQTRLPNHEMYCVFWDEHVNNWSDTGCKWGGVTNPEICKCDHNSAFTILMSKDEEILPYMDELTYVGLGISIISLVLCLIIEILVWDAVVKSDISNFRHVAVFNIALCMLFAHCAFLVSAEPKKIIPQWCSILTVVKHFFFLAVFFWMLCLSFVILHQIIFVFDHLRKRVFWGLSITLGYVCPILCVAITFITFNNGEADQYYSKKTCWLVYKGTLKGSIYAFILPVGTIVFINLFTLAVVIMKIATPTVSEAKARDEKDVAKSMIKTIVFLSPVLGITWIFGFFMISLDLTLKPWAQVVNYTFTVLNSLQGFFILLTNCIGEKKVRDALVKRFKGSKQSAHSKVKAQPKRHLLL from the exons ATGAATAATGTATCTCAACGCCAGAAAAATCTATGGAATGATGAAGTCATACCT GACTTTGTCAACACTGcaagcaatgttttgaatgaCACAAAATCCTGGGAAAATCCTGAAAATGATGACACAAATTTATCTATAAAATATCTACATACTATTGAGGGAATGGTGAACAACACAAATCTGACCTCGAATGATCCTCACAAGTATGACAATGTTGAACTGAAGCTCTGTAATGATAATTGCAATGCCTTCAATGCTAGCGTCACCACAGACAATGGGGTTATTGTCGTTGGATTCCGGAACCTTCATCAAATTTTACCACAACCCAAGCTGGCTGGAAAAAACGCTATATCAGAGACCACCATCTTGTCAGTTACTACTGTAAATAATACCAATGGTACTAAAAGTATTCAGATGTATTTTGATTACTCTCAAACAAGACTCCCAAATCATGAAATGTATTGTGTTTTCTGGGATGAACATGTCAATAATTGGTCTGACACTGGATGTAAATGGGGTGGTGTGACCAATCCAGAGATATGCAAATGTGACCACAACTCTGCGTTCACCATACTGATGTCTAAAGATGAAGAGATCCTTCCCTACATGGACGAACTGACCTATGTTGGCTTAGGAATATCAATCATTTCACTTGTTCTGTGTTTAATCATTGAGATTTTGGTATGGGATGCAGTTGTAAAGTCAGACATCTCCAATTTTCGGCATGTGGCCGTATTCAACATCGCTTTATGCATGCTGTTTGCACACTGTGCATTTTTAGTATCAGCTGAGCCTAAGAAAATCATCCCACAATGGTGCTCCATCCTCACAGTAgtcaaacacttttttttcctaGCCGTCTTCTTCTGGATGCTGTGCTTAAGTTTTGTAATTCTTCACCAAATAATATTTGTCTTTGACCACCTGCGGAAAAGGGTTTTTTGGGGATTGTCTATCACTCTTGGTTACGTATGCCCAATATTATGTGTGGCAATAACCTTCATTACATTCAATAACGGTGAAGCTGATCAATACTATTCCAAAAAGACTTGCTGGCTCGTATACAAGGGTACGTTGAAGGGCTCCATCTATGCCTTTATTCTTCCTGTCGGAACTATTGTGTTTATAAACTTGTTCACCCTGGCTGTGGTGATCATGAAGATCGCAACCCCTACTGTGTCAGAGGCAAAGGCGCGGGACGAAAAGGATGTTGCCAAGAGTATGATTAAGACGATAGTCTTCCTAAGCCCTGTCCTTGGAATAACTTGGATCTTCGGATTTTTTATGATAAGTCTTGACCTTACACTAAAACCTTGGGCCCAAGTCGTGAACTACACATTTACAGTACTTAATTCACTACAG GGCTTTTTCATATTGCTGACAAACTGCATTGGAGAGAAGAAG GTTCGTGATGCACTTGTGAAGCGTTTCAAAGGTTCCAAG CAATCAGCGCATTCTAAAGTGAAAGCTCAACCAAAGCGACATCTTCtgttataa
- the LOC127498294 gene encoding ankyrin repeat domain-containing protein 66 isoform X2 has translation MTELHQAAAAGDYDLVEEIVKKKSCDPNQKDLDWNKKTPLHWAASRGQTEMVRILIENGARACLRTDNGWTPAHFAAESGRLAVLRLLHSLHAPVDKEDTSGDKPVRIAEIYGHEDCVHFLEKAEIESRNYRQMAKLNGLPLDDTDEEWEQEKKEVIKK, from the exons atgacagagttGCATCAGGCAGCAGCTGCTGGAGATTATGATCTAGTGGaagaaattgtgaaaaaaaaatcatgtgaccCTAATCAGAAAGACTTGGACTGGAACAAAAAGACACCGCTTCACTGGGCAGCATCCAGAG GTCAAACAGAAATGGTTCGGATACTTATTGAAAATGGAGCAAGGGCTTGTTTGAGGACGGACAATGGATGGACGCCTGCACACTTTGCAGCGGAGTCTGGAAGACTAGCAGTACTACGACTCCTGCATTCCCTCCATGCACCTGTCGACAAGGAGGACACTTCTGGGGATAAACCTGTCAGGATTGCTGAAATCTATGGACATGAAGATTGTGTTCATTTTCTTGAAAA GGCAGAGATTGAGAGCAGAAACTATCGGCAAATGGCAAAGTTAAATGGACTGCCCTTAGATGATACTGATGAAGAATGGGAACAGGAGAAAAAAGAAGTAATTAAAAAGTAG